A portion of the Chlamydia avium 10DC88 genome contains these proteins:
- a CDS encoding RNA methyltransferase, translated as MEFIGKNNPKIKEALALRRNHSRKGDWFLLEGFREIQKALDAGYECLRIFCSETILGKEQQFFNQLRESKLETFSCDEATLAKLSYKEHGDHFVAVMKKRWWSKEKFLNAKKNSIPFYIIVEQVEKPGNLGSILRIADGAGVDGVILCDPVVDLYNPNSIRSSLGTVFSLPIWSAPLEEILQTISKERWKIFVTSPQAPTLYFYENYQQPLAFVFGSEKDGVSLPWLNGDFTQITLPMLGQADSLNLSTAVSAVVYEAVRQRRGSIL; from the coding sequence ATGGAGTTTATAGGGAAAAATAACCCTAAGATTAAGGAAGCTCTCGCATTAAGAAGGAATCATTCAAGAAAAGGAGATTGGTTTCTTTTAGAGGGGTTTCGGGAAATTCAAAAAGCATTAGACGCAGGATACGAGTGCTTACGTATTTTCTGTAGTGAAACTATTTTAGGAAAAGAACAACAGTTTTTCAATCAACTACGGGAATCTAAATTAGAGACGTTTTCTTGTGACGAGGCTACTTTAGCAAAGTTATCTTATAAAGAGCATGGCGATCATTTTGTCGCTGTAATGAAAAAGCGGTGGTGGTCTAAAGAGAAGTTCTTAAATGCAAAGAAGAACTCTATTCCATTTTATATAATTGTTGAACAGGTAGAAAAACCTGGGAACTTGGGATCTATTTTAAGGATCGCAGACGGAGCGGGTGTTGATGGAGTCATTTTATGTGATCCTGTCGTAGATCTCTATAACCCCAATAGTATTCGTTCTTCTTTAGGTACTGTCTTTTCTCTTCCTATTTGGTCCGCTCCTCTAGAGGAAATATTGCAAACTATTTCTAAAGAGCGATGGAAAATATTCGTTACTTCTCCGCAAGCACCTACTCTTTATTTTTACGAAAATTATCAACAACCCCTCGCCTTTGTGTTTGGTTCAGAAAAAGATGGGGTATCCCTGCCATGGTTGAACGGAGATTTTACTCAAATTACTCTTCCTATGCTAGGACAAGCAGATTCTTTGAATTTATCTACTGCTGTTTCTGCCGTTGTTTATGAAGCTGTTCGGCAGCGTCGGGGATCCATTCTTTAA